The stretch of DNA CCGAGTCTGGATCGGCGGCTGCAGGAGCAGCACCGAGGCGGTCCGCTCTGCGGAGGCAAGCCTCAGCAGGCCGTGGCCGATGCCGGCCAGGCCGTGGAGCAGACCCGGGGTGGTCACTCCGCCGGGGGTGCCGCAGTACGGGCCGCGCCGATCGAGGGTGGCGAGGAGGCGGGCCGTGGTGCGGGCGCGGAGTGTGCGAAGCGTCGCGGGTATGAGGGGTGGGGCGGGGGCGGCTGGAGCCAGTGCGAGGAACTCCAGTGAGCCGAGTAGCCCGTGGCGGAGGCTCAGATCCGGCGCGGTGGGCGGGCGCGACCGGTCGAGTGAGGTCAAGGCCTCGGCGAGCAGGGCGGCACGGAGGCCGTCCGGGCTGTCGGGCTGGTCGATGGGGGTCGGGCCGCCGGGCCCGGTGGCATTCGGAAGGCCGAGCTCGGGGTTGGCATCCGACGGCCTGGCGGCCCTTGGGGCGAGGGGCGCCCGGCCGAGTGGCACCGAGCCGTTGGGGACTGGGCTGTTGGGGACTGGGCTGTTGGGGACTGGGCTGGCGAGGATGGCCAGGGCGATGCCGGGGAGACCGTGGCACCAGGAGGCGTCGAGGGTGGAGTGCCAGGGTGGGGTGGTGGCGACGTTGAGGGCCGCATGGAGTGCCGCCTGGCCGGGCTGCAGGTACCGCTGGTCGCCGGTGCTGGTGGCGTAGCGGAGCAGGACCCAGCCGATGCCTGCTGTGCCGTTGGCGAACCCCGTAGTGGTGGGAAGAGGGCGGCCGGCGAGCAGTGCGGCGCAGGTGACGGCGGCGTTGCGGGCGGTGGTGTGGACGGTGGCCGTCGCGCGTGGAGGTGTGAGGTGAGGTGGCGTCACCTGTGGCCGGCTCGGGACGGTGGGGTGGGGGATCCGGGAACTCGACCAGGTCGTGGTGGTCGAGGCGGGTGGGGCAGTGAACTCGGTGACGGCGAGGAGGGCGGCCAGACCACCGGCTGTGCCGTCGGCCAGGGCGGATGAGGGCTCGGACTCGGCGGCTGCGAGGGTGAGGCCGATCGCGGGCTCGAGGCAGTCGAACAGCTCTCGCGACTGTAGGGCGGGGGCGAGGTGGCTCAGGGCGTAGGTGATGCCGCCGAGGCCGGTGAACGCGCCGGAGCCGATGACGGCGAGGTCATGGGGGCGCGCGGCCAGGCGGTCGAGCAGGCTCGGGAGGGGGCGGAGCGCCATCGCTGCGGCCTCGGCGAAGCGAGGTTCGCCGGTGAGGGTGGTGAGTTGGGTGAGGAACAGGGCGATGCCGAGGTAGCCACCGGCCAGGTCGGCACCGGCGGGACGGGGTTGCCAGTACCGGTCGGCGATGAGGTCGAGACCGAGCCAGTTGGTCTGCGCGGGGGTGCGGTGGGCCTGTTGGAGGAGGGTGTCGCCGATGGAGGTGGCCGCCGCGAGCAGTTGGGCGGGGGTCGGCGAGGGTACGGGGGCACCGGAGCGGGCGGGCTCGAACCTGGCGGAGCGGATCCGGGCTGCGGCGAGACCAGGGGCGTCAGGGTGGGCCGGGGCCACGGCGCCGTCCGGAGTGGCTGGGAGCCCGGGAGTGGTGCTGCGGGCATGGAGGGCCCTGGGCTCGGAAGCGGCCGGGTCGATGCGGACCGCCTCGCCTTCGGCGAGGCGGGGGCAGGGTGCTTCCGGTTCGGTGGTGGCGAGGGTGGCGCGGATGGTCCATTCCTGGGTGGCCAGGGTGGTGGAGCCGGCCATGGTGTGGAGGTGGGCGATGGCCTCGGCGAGACCAGGGCGAGCGAGGGTGGCAGGAGCGGGGTGGGTGGGGGTGCCCTGGAGCCGAGTGGTGGGGGTGGTGGTGAAGAGGGGGATGTCACCGTCGCGGAGGGCGGCGACCTCGGCTTCGGTGAGGTGGGGGTAGGCCGGTGCACCGAAGGTGTCGGTGTCGAGCAGGCGGAGCAGGGCGTCGCGGTCGGTGGTGCGGCGCAGGACGTCGGGGTGGGTGGATTCGTCGAGCAGGGTGGCGTACGTCTGGGTGGGTCGG from Kitasatospora sp. MMS16-BH015 encodes:
- a CDS encoding type 2 lanthipeptide synthetase LanM family protein; this translates as MISTALTVSQVREKAWWRAGATGAELRRARPPQWARFLAAALAAAPAEAVLPSGELPGLTGFAAVLTPLAARAASRLPAHLPAREVDLPAVRAEFTDRLAMLLARRAARTLVRELHAARAAGRLGGGVRAAGVGGSGDPADAGADGPSGRFRSFLRQVGGRPGLTTLLTDYPVLARLLAVTSLHAAEGHTELLHHLRTDRPALLRTLLRGADPGPLVSIGRTAGDTHRRGRAVAVLRFADGTRLVHKPRSVEAHERFNQLLAWFATRPGVPELPTLELLPRPGYGWAEYVEPAPCTSPAQVELFHRRQGALLAVLHLLRATDAHLENVIARADAPLLIDVETLFHPQPPGLTDPAALALATSVHRTGLLPHLLLGEGGALDTSGLAGGRAAQAPLPSVAWAAAGTDTMHLTRRPGRPPITTNRPHLATPEPTPLHGATPPPGARPVGIGEAVPSSDLQSMETGDTASAPVSAGSAASAPASASAPPAPASTDPAEINPVDYTEALLDGFRATWSAAVSGRQELVRPDGLLSGFATAEVRVVARPTQTYATLLDESTHPDVLRRTTDRDALLRLLDTDTFGAPAYPHLTEAEVAALRDGDIPLFTTTPTTRLQGTPTHPAPATLARPGLAEAIAHLHTMAGSTTLATQEWTIRATLATTEPEAPCPRLAEGEAVRIDPAASEPRALHARSTTPGLPATPDGAVAPAHPDAPGLAAARIRSARFEPARSGAPVPSPTPAQLLAAATSIGDTLLQQAHRTPAQTNWLGLDLIADRYWQPRPAGADLAGGYLGIALFLTQLTTLTGEPRFAEAAAMALRPLPSLLDRLAARPHDLAVIGSGAFTGLGGITYALSHLAPALQSRELFDCLEPAIGLTLAAAESEPSSALADGTAGGLAALLAVTEFTAPPASTTTTWSSSRIPHPTVPSRPQVTPPHLTPPRATATVHTTARNAAVTCAALLAGRPLPTTTGFANGTAGIGWVLLRYATSTGDQRYLQPGQAALHAALNVATTPPWHSTLDASWCHGLPGIALAILASPVPNSPVPNSPVPNGSVPLGRAPLAPRAARPSDANPELGLPNATGPGGPTPIDQPDSPDGLRAALLAEALTSLDRSRPPTAPDLSLRHGLLGSLEFLALAPAAPAPPLIPATLRTLRARTTARLLATLDRRGPYCGTPGGVTTPGLLHGLAGIGHGLLRLASAERTASVLLLQPPIQTRPSPPTP